One genomic window of Ziziphus jujuba cultivar Dongzao chromosome 4, ASM3175591v1 includes the following:
- the LOC107417385 gene encoding LOW QUALITY PROTEIN: probable pectin methylesterase CGR3 (The sequence of the model RefSeq protein was modified relative to this genomic sequence to represent the inferred CDS: substituted 2 bases at 2 genomic stop codons): protein TVEVERAIPILAKAYGDSMHKILNVGHDTCSVVSKLLKEKETEALGVEPYDIKDVDRNCKALVKKGIVPIADIKFPLPYRPKSFSLVIVSDALEYLSPRYLNKTLPDLARVSIDGLVIFTGSPGHRKAKVXESIYGRVAKMRSSSWWVKYFVQTSLXENEATIKKFKHAATKMSYVSKCQIFYLMPFH, encoded by the exons ACGGTGGAGGTTGAAAGAGCAATTCCCATTCTAGCAAAAGCATATGGTGACAGCATGCATAAAATTCTGAATGTCGGCCATGATACTTGTTCAGTGGTTTCTAAATTGCTAAAGGAGAAAGAAACTGAAGCCTTGGGTGTGGAACCATATGACATAAAGGATGTTGATAGAAATTGCAAAGCTCTTGTGAAGAAAGGCATTGTGCCTATTGCCGACATCAAGTTTCCACTTCCATACAGGCCAAAATCATTTTCTCTTGTAATTGTTTCAGATGCATTGGAATATTTGTCTCCTAGGTACCTTAACAAGACCCTCCCAGATCTGGCAAGGGTATCTATTGATGGGCTTGTGATCTTTACAG GCTCTCCTGGTCATCGGAAAGCTAAAGTTTGAGAATCCATATATGGAAGGGTG GCTAAGATGAGGAGTTCATCCTGGTGGGTCAAGTATTTTGTTCAAACTAGCTTGTAGGAGAATGAAGCTACTATCAAGAAGTTTAAGCATGCAGCGACAAAGATGTCATATGTCTCAAAATGCCAAATTTTTTACCTTATGCCATTCCATTaa